The Klebsiella sp. RHBSTW-00484 genome includes a window with the following:
- the entE gene encoding (2,3-dihydroxybenzoyl)adenylate synthase EntE — translation MIEFNRWPEDFAARYRQKGYWQDLPLTNLITRHAENDAIAIIEGDKQYSYREFNRLVDNLGFSLQRQGLKRGETALVQLGNVAEFYITLFALLRIGVAPVNALFSHQRSELNAYATQIEPALLIADREHALFADDVFLNAFVEQHPSVRVALLLNDNGEQSLTAAIEQPADHFVANPTPADEVAFFQLSGGSTGTPKLIPRTHNDYDYSIRRSNELCGVSAETRYLNALPAAHNYAMSSPGSLGVFLAGGVVVLAHDPSATLCFPLIEKHQINLTSLVPPAVSLWLQEIHDSGSNAQLQSLQLLQVGGARLSATLAARIPAEIGCQLQQVFGMAEGLVNYTRLNDSTERIINTQGCPMCPDDEVWVADAEGNPLPRGEVGRLMTRGPYTFRGYYKSPQHNAEAFDADGFYCSGDLISVDEDGYITVQGREKDQINRGGEKIAAEEIENLLLRHPAVIHVALVSMEDSLLGEKSCAYLVVKEPLRAVAVRRFLREQGVAEFKLPDRVECVDALPLTPVGKVDKKQLRQWLAERKLG, via the coding sequence ATGATCGAATTTAATCGCTGGCCGGAAGATTTTGCGGCCCGCTATCGGCAAAAAGGTTACTGGCAGGATCTGCCGCTCACCAATCTGATTACTCGTCATGCGGAAAACGACGCCATCGCGATTATCGAAGGCGACAAACAGTACAGCTATCGCGAATTCAACCGTCTGGTGGATAACCTTGGCTTCTCGCTACAACGTCAGGGCCTGAAGCGCGGCGAAACGGCTCTGGTACAGCTGGGTAACGTTGCGGAATTTTATATCACTCTGTTTGCGCTACTGCGTATTGGCGTTGCGCCGGTTAACGCGTTGTTCAGCCATCAACGTAGCGAGCTGAATGCCTATGCCACCCAGATTGAACCCGCGCTGCTGATTGCCGACCGCGAACATGCGCTGTTTGCTGATGATGTTTTTCTTAACGCTTTTGTTGAGCAGCATCCGTCGGTACGCGTGGCGCTGCTGCTGAACGATAACGGCGAGCAGAGCCTGACGGCGGCCATTGAGCAGCCTGCCGATCATTTCGTGGCGAATCCGACGCCTGCCGATGAAGTGGCGTTTTTCCAGCTTTCCGGCGGCAGTACCGGCACGCCGAAGCTGATCCCGCGCACGCATAACGACTATGACTACAGCATTCGCCGCAGCAATGAACTGTGCGGCGTGAGCGCCGAAACGCGCTATCTGAATGCGCTTCCCGCCGCCCACAACTATGCGATGAGTTCTCCGGGTTCATTAGGTGTGTTCCTTGCTGGTGGCGTGGTGGTGCTGGCGCATGATCCGAGCGCCACGCTGTGTTTCCCGCTGATTGAAAAACACCAAATCAACCTGACCTCGCTGGTGCCGCCTGCGGTGAGCTTGTGGCTACAGGAGATCCATGACTCCGGCAGCAATGCCCAACTGCAATCGCTGCAGCTTTTACAGGTTGGCGGAGCGCGCCTGTCCGCGACGCTCGCCGCCCGTATTCCGGCGGAAATTGGCTGCCAGCTTCAGCAGGTCTTCGGCATGGCTGAAGGGCTGGTGAACTACACCCGCCTCAACGACAGTACAGAGCGCATTATCAACACCCAGGGCTGCCCTATGTGTCCGGATGATGAAGTGTGGGTGGCCGATGCCGAGGGTAATCCGCTGCCGCGCGGTGAAGTGGGGCGTCTGATGACCCGTGGACCCTATACCTTCCGCGGCTACTACAAAAGCCCGCAGCACAACGCCGAAGCGTTTGATGCCGACGGTTTCTACTGCTCGGGCGATCTGATTTCAGTTGACGAGGATGGCTACATCACCGTGCAGGGCCGGGAAAAAGATCAGATCAACCGCGGCGGTGAAAAGATTGCGGCGGAAGAGATCGAAAACCTGCTGCTGCGCCACCCAGCGGTGATCCACGTTGCGCTGGTCAGCATGGAAGACAGCCTGCTGGGCGAAAAAAGCTGTGCATATCTGGTGGTCAAAGAACCTCTGCGCGCGGTGGCGGTTCGCCGCTTCCTGCGTGAACAAGGGGTCGCTGAATTTAAACTTCCGGACCGCGTGGAGTGCGTTGACGCGCTGCCGCTGACGCCGGTGGGCAAAGTCGATAAAAAACAATTACGTCAGTGGCTGGCTGAACGCAAGCTGGGCTGA
- the entC gene encoding isochorismate synthase EntC, which produces METSLAEDVREKKMTLPPESFFFMSPYRSFRTSGCFSRFSHPAADGDNLAGEFQSKMTAAFKEARAAGIAKPVMVGAIPFDTNEPSELFIPERWEDFSRTEKQQSARYASSQTPMDVVQRREIPEQDTFMAMVERAAALTATPEVDKVVLSRLIDITTRERVDSGALLERLIAQNPASFNFHVPLSDGGVLLGASPELLLRKEGARFSSVPLAGSARRQPDDVLDREAGHKLLASAKDRHEHDLVTQAMKAVLTPRSSELSLPDFPQLTTTPTLWHLATQIQGTALAKENAMSLACLLHPTPALSGFPHQVAKRLINELEPFDRQLFGGIVGWCDDEGNGEWVVTIRCARLHQHTLRLFAGAGIVPASSPLGEWRETGVKLTTMLNVFGLQ; this is translated from the coding sequence ATGGAAACGTCTTTGGCTGAGGATGTTCGGGAGAAAAAAATGACCCTGCCGCCGGAAAGCTTCTTCTTTATGTCGCCGTACCGCAGTTTCAGAACGTCTGGCTGCTTTAGCCGCTTTTCGCATCCCGCCGCCGATGGCGACAATCTGGCCGGTGAGTTCCAGAGCAAGATGACGGCTGCGTTTAAAGAGGCGCGTGCTGCGGGGATTGCAAAGCCGGTGATGGTTGGCGCTATCCCGTTTGATACCAACGAGCCGTCCGAGCTGTTCATCCCCGAGCGCTGGGAAGATTTTTCTCGTACCGAAAAACAGCAGTCCGCGCGTTATGCATCAAGCCAGACGCCAATGGACGTGGTGCAGCGTCGGGAAATCCCCGAGCAGGACACTTTTATGGCGATGGTTGAGCGCGCAGCGGCCCTGACCGCGACACCGGAAGTGGACAAAGTTGTCCTGTCACGCCTGATTGATATCACCACCCGTGAACGGGTTGATAGCGGGGCGCTGCTTGAGCGCCTGATCGCCCAGAACCCGGCCAGCTTTAACTTCCACGTGCCGTTATCAGACGGCGGCGTGCTGCTGGGCGCCAGCCCGGAACTGCTGCTGCGTAAAGAAGGGGCGCGTTTTAGCTCGGTGCCGCTGGCCGGTTCGGCCCGCCGTCAGCCGGACGATGTGCTGGATCGCGAAGCGGGGCATAAGCTGCTGGCGTCGGCAAAAGACCGCCATGAGCACGACCTGGTGACTCAGGCGATGAAAGCCGTATTAACGCCGCGCAGCAGCGAACTCTCTCTGCCGGACTTCCCGCAACTGACCACTACGCCAACCCTGTGGCATCTGGCGACGCAGATTCAGGGCACCGCGCTGGCAAAAGAAAACGCCATGTCGCTGGCCTGCCTGCTGCATCCGACGCCAGCGCTGAGCGGTTTCCCGCATCAGGTGGCGAAACGCCTGATTAACGAACTGGAGCCGTTTGACCGCCAGCTGTTTGGCGGCATTGTCGGCTGGTGTGATGACGAAGGTAACGGCGAGTGGGTGGTGACGATTCGCTGCGCCCGTCTGCATCAGCACACGCTGCGCCTGTTTGCTGGCGCAGGCATCGTCCCGGCCTCTTCGCCGCTGGGCGAGTGGCGCGAAACCGGCGTCAAATTGACTACCATGCTGAACGTATTCGGCTTGCAATAA
- the entB gene encoding enterobactin biosynthesis bifunctional isochorismatase/aryl carrier protein EntB, with protein MAIPKLQAYALPEASDIPANKVNWAFEPSRAALLIHDMQEYFLNFWGENSAMMEKVVANIAALRDFCKQNNIPVFYTAQPKEQSDEDRALLNDMWGPGLTRSPEQQQVIATLAPDDNDTVLVKWRYSAFHRSPLEDMLKEAGRDQLIITGVYAHIGCMTTATDAFMRDIKPFFVADALADFSREEHLMALKYVAGRSGRVVMTEELLPLPASKAALRALVLPLLDESDEPMDDENLIDYGLDSVRMMALAARWRKVHGDIDFVVLAKNPTIDAWWALLSREVK; from the coding sequence ATGGCAATTCCTAAATTACAGGCTTACGCGCTGCCGGAAGCCAGCGATATCCCGGCGAACAAAGTGAACTGGGCATTTGAGCCGTCACGTGCCGCACTGTTAATCCACGATATGCAGGAGTACTTCCTCAATTTTTGGGGCGAAAACAGCGCAATGATGGAGAAAGTGGTGGCCAACATCGCTGCCCTGCGCGATTTCTGCAAACAGAATAACATTCCGGTGTTTTACACCGCGCAACCAAAAGAGCAGAGCGATGAGGACCGCGCACTGCTGAACGATATGTGGGGGCCGGGCCTGACCCGCTCGCCGGAACAGCAGCAGGTGATCGCTACGCTTGCGCCGGACGACAACGACACCGTACTGGTGAAGTGGCGCTACAGCGCATTCCATCGTTCGCCGCTGGAAGATATGCTGAAAGAAGCCGGTCGTGACCAGCTGATCATCACCGGTGTTTACGCCCATATCGGCTGTATGACGACGGCGACCGACGCGTTTATGCGCGATATTAAGCCGTTCTTCGTTGCCGATGCGCTGGCTGATTTCAGCCGTGAAGAGCACCTGATGGCGCTGAAATACGTCGCGGGCCGCTCCGGTCGGGTGGTGATGACCGAAGAGCTGCTGCCGCTACCGGCGTCGAAAGCCGCGCTGCGCGCGCTGGTGCTGCCGCTGCTGGACGAATCCGACGAGCCAATGGATGATGAAAACCTGATCGACTACGGTCTGGATTCGGTGCGCATGATGGCGCTCGCCGCCCGCTGGCGTAAAGTGCACGGCGATATCGATTTCGTGGTGCTGGCGAAAAATCCGACCATTGATGCCTGGTGGGCGCTGCTTTCCCGCGAGGTGAAATAA
- the entH gene encoding proofreading thioesterase EntH has product MAWKRQLTLDELNATSANTMVAHLGIVYTRIEEGVLEAEMPVDGRTHQPFGLLHGGASAALAETLGSMAGWLMTEEGQCVVGTELNATHHRAVSSGKVRGECRPLHLGRQGQSWEIAVFDERGRRCCTCRLGTAVLG; this is encoded by the coding sequence ATGGCCTGGAAACGTCAGCTAACGCTGGATGAGCTTAACGCGACCAGCGCGAATACGATGGTGGCGCATCTGGGTATCGTCTATACCCGGATTGAGGAGGGTGTGCTGGAGGCTGAAATGCCGGTCGACGGCCGTACTCATCAGCCTTTTGGCTTGTTACACGGAGGCGCATCGGCGGCGCTGGCGGAAACCCTCGGCTCAATGGCCGGGTGGTTGATGACCGAAGAGGGCCAGTGCGTGGTGGGGACCGAGCTCAACGCCACCCATCACCGGGCGGTTTCCAGCGGCAAAGTGCGCGGCGAGTGCCGCCCGCTGCACCTGGGACGCCAGGGCCAGAGCTGGGAAATTGCAGTGTTCGACGAACGTGGACGGCGCTGCTGCACCTGCCGTCTGGGCACGGCGGTCCTCGGCTGA
- the entA gene encoding 2,3-dihydro-2,3-dihydroxybenzoate dehydrogenase EntA — protein sequence MAGLDFHGQNVWVTGAGKGIGYATALAFVEAGATVTGFDLAFEGDNYPFATETLNVADAQQVAQVCGRLLDNIERLDVLVNAAGILRMGATDTLSLEDWQQTFAVNVGGAFNLFQQTMAQFRRQKGGAIVTVASDAAHTPRIGMSAYGASKAALKSLALTVGLELAGSGVRCNLVSPGSTDTDMQRTLWVSDDAEQQRIRGFGEQFKLGIPLGKIARPQEIANTILFLASGHASHITLQDIVVDGGSTLGA from the coding sequence ATGGCTGGATTAGATTTTCACGGACAGAACGTGTGGGTAACCGGTGCGGGCAAAGGCATCGGCTATGCGACCGCGCTGGCGTTTGTTGAGGCTGGCGCGACGGTGACCGGTTTTGACCTGGCGTTTGAAGGCGACAATTATCCTTTCGCCACCGAGACGCTGAACGTTGCCGATGCGCAGCAGGTGGCGCAGGTCTGCGGTCGCTTGCTGGATAATATCGAGCGACTGGATGTGCTGGTCAATGCCGCCGGAATTTTGCGCATGGGGGCGACCGATACGCTGAGTCTGGAAGACTGGCAGCAGACCTTTGCCGTCAACGTCGGCGGGGCGTTTAACCTGTTCCAGCAGACGATGGCGCAGTTTCGCCGCCAGAAGGGCGGAGCGATTGTCACCGTGGCTTCCGACGCCGCACATACCCCGCGTATCGGCATGAGCGCTTACGGCGCTTCGAAAGCGGCGCTGAAGAGCCTGGCGTTGACCGTCGGTCTGGAGCTGGCGGGCAGCGGCGTGCGCTGTAATCTGGTTTCTCCTGGATCGACCGATACCGATATGCAGCGGACGCTGTGGGTCAGCGACGACGCTGAACAGCAGCGTATTCGCGGTTTCGGCGAGCAGTTTAAGCTGGGCATTCCGCTAGGGAAAATCGCCCGTCCGCAGGAAATTGCCAATACGATTCTGTTCCTTGCTTCTGGTCACGCCAGCCACATCACGCTGCAGGATATCGTGGTGGACGGTGGCTCAACGCTGGGGGCATAA